A single region of the Anguilla anguilla isolate fAngAng1 chromosome 17, fAngAng1.pri, whole genome shotgun sequence genome encodes:
- the LOC118216269 gene encoding somatostatin receptor type 5-like — protein sequence MEILDFVSLADKLNHTASPVVGSSVANVSTNGSGTTVPFQSSSTMVTAVISFTVFILGLTGNTLAIYVILRYAKMKTVTNLYILNLAVADELYILGLPLITTQNVLSYWPFGSFLCRVVMTADSINQFTSIFCLTVMSIDRYLAVVRPIQSVRWRRPRVAKIINALVWTLSIVAMLPVIIFLKVQDELNTCNLSWPEPQEIWSMAFILYTATLGFFCPLLVICMCYLLIVFKVKSARVRAGFTTRRRSERKVTRMVVIMVVVFVLCWLPFFFINMVNLVSILPENNVTAGVYFFSVILTYVNSCANPLLYGFLSENFKQSFRRALCISRTGRPENGNATTQQTKETNTIVPLRNHDLKNHVQNSQVQGPSEEPLAIDQSKL from the exons ATGGAGATCTTAGACTTTGTGTCTCTTGCTGACAAACTCAACCACACAGCCTCCCCCGTAGTTGGCAGCTCTGTGGCCAATGTCTCCACGAATGGATCTGGCACGACTGTGCCCTTCCAGAGCAGCAGTACCATGGTGACGGCGGTGATCTCCTTCACCGTGTTCATCCTGGGCCTGACGGGCAACACGCTGGCCATCTACGTCATCCTGCGCTACGCCAAGATGAAGACCGTCACCAACCTGTACATCCTCAACCTGGCGGTGGCCGACGAGCTCTACATCCTGGGCCTCCCCCTGATCACCACGCAGAACGTGCTCTCCTATTGGCCCTTCGGCTCCTTCCTCTGCCGCGTTGTCATGACGGCCGACTCCATCAACCAGTTCACCAGCATCTTCTGCCTGACGGTCATGAGCATCGACCGCTACCTGGCCGTGGTCCGCCCCATCCAGAGCGTCCGCTGGCGACGGCCACGGGTCGCCAAGATCATCAACGCCCTGGTGTGGACGCTGTCCATCGTGGCCATGCTGCCCGTCATCATCTTCTTAAAAGTTCAGGATGAGCTGAACACCTGCAACTTAAGCTGGCCAGAGCCTCAGGAGATCTGGTCCATGGCCTTCATCCTCTACACGGCCACCTTGGGGTTcttctgccccctgctggtcatcTGCATGTGTTACCTGCTGATCGTGTTCAAGGTGAAGTCGGCGCGGGTGCGGGCCGGCTTCACCACGCGCCGGCGGTCGGAGAGGAAGGTGACGCGCATGGTGGTGATCATGGTGGTGGTCTTCGTCCTCTGCTGGCTGCCCTTCTTCTTCATCAACATGGTGAACCTGGTCTCCATCCTGCCCGAGAACAACGTGACGGCCGGCGTCTACTTCTTCTCCGTCATCCTCACCTACGTCAACAGCTGCGCCAACCCGCTGCTGTACGGCTTCCTGTCCGAGAACTTCAAGCAGAGCTTCCGCAGGGCGCTGTGCATCAGCAGGACCGGCAGGCCGGAGAACGGGAACGCCACCACGCAGCAGACCAAGGAGACCAACACCATCGTGCCCTTGAGGAACCACGACTTAAAAAACCACGTGCAGAACAGCCAG GTGCAGGGACCATCTGAGGAACCACTGGCTATTGACCAGTCAAAGTTATGA